A section of the Phaseolus vulgaris cultivar G19833 chromosome 8, P. vulgaris v2.0, whole genome shotgun sequence genome encodes:
- the LOC137825425 gene encoding (+)-neomenthol dehydrogenase-like, producing MAEPKLRYAVVTGANKGIGFETVKQLASNGVKVVLTARDEIRGQEAIGRLKEYGLSDLVTFHQLDVTHSASINSLAEFVKTQFGKLDILVNNAGISGVNLDEVDEGSAFNWEKLTQTCAMVEECLTTNYYGAKKATEAFLPLLQLSKSPRIVNVSSQAGFLKNIANEWAKGVLNDAENLTEEKIDEVLKELIKDFKENSLETKGWPTFLSAYVVSKAAMNSYTRILAKKHPNMYINSVCPGFVKTDINKNSGILSIEEGAASVVRLALLPDGSPSGLFYVRQELSNF from the exons ATGGCAGAGCCAAAACTAAG GTATGCTGTTGTTACTGGAGCAAATAAAGGGATAGGGTTTGAGACTGTTAAACAGTTGGCCTCAAATGGAGTCAAGGTGGTGCTCACAGCCAGAGATGAGATCAGAGGCCAAGAAGCCATTGGGAGATTGAAAGAGTATGGTCTCTCTGATTTGGTGACTTTTCACCAGCTTGATGTCACTCACTCTGCTAGTATTAATTCTCTAGCTGAGTTTGTAAAGACACAGTTTGGAAAACTTGATATCTTG GTGAACAATGCAGGAATAAGTGGTGTCAATCTGGATGAAGTG GATGAGGGATCAGCATTTAACTGGGAGAAACTCACTCAAACTTGTGCGATGGTTGAAGAGTGCCTAACAACAAACTACTATGGCGCAAAGAAAGCAACTGAGGCATTTCTTCCCCTTCTGCAATTATCCAAGTCTCCTAGGATTGTGAATGTTTCCTCTCAAGCAGGATTCTTAAAG AACATAGCAAACGAATGGGCTAAAGGGGTGCTTAATGATGCTGAAAATCTTACTGAAGAGAAAATAGACGAGGTGCTCAAAGAGTTAATCAAAGACTTCAAAGAAAATTCCTTAGAAACTAAAGGCTGGCCAACCTTCTTGTCTGCCTATGTAGTCTCAAAAGCAGCCATGAACTCATACACAAGAATTCTAGCCAAGAAGCATCCAAACATGTACATAAACAGTGTGTGCCCTGGTTTTGTGAAAACAGACATCAACAAAAATTCTGGCATCTTATCTATTGAGGAAGGTGCTGCTAGTGTTGTGCGATTGGCACTTTTGCCTGATGGTTCCCCTTCTGGCCTTTTCTATGTTAGGCAAGAATTGTCCaacttttaa
- the LOC137826955 gene encoding (+)-neomenthol dehydrogenase-like, whose translation MTEPKPRYAVVTGANKGIGLETVNQLASNGVKVVLAARDEKRGHEAIETLKECGLSELVVFHQLDVTLSASIHSLVEFVNTQFGRLDILVNNAGISGVNPYEMEGSIINWRELTQTYEMAEKCLRTNYYGAKETTEAFLPLLKLSNSPRIVNVSSQAGLLKGIANKLAKGVFDDAENLTEDRIDEVLKEFMKDFKEGSFGNKGWPTFLSSYMVSKAAMNSYTRILAKKYPNFCINCVCPGFVKTDINRNTGFLSVEQGAASVVRLALLPNGSPSGLFYSRQEKSNF comes from the exons ATGACAGAGCCAAAACCAAG GTATGCTGTTGTTACTGGAGCAAACAAAGGGATAGGATTGGAGACTGTTAACCAGTTGGCCTCAAATGGAGTGAAGGTGGTGCTCGCTGCCAGAGATGAGAAAAGAGGCCATGAAGCCATTGAGACATTGAAAGAATGTGGTCTCTCTGAGTTGGTGGTTTTTCACCAGCTTGATGTCACTCTCTCTGCTAGTATTCATTCACTAGTAGAGTTTGTCAACACACAGTTTGGGAGACTGGATATATTG GTGAACAATGCAGGAATCAGTGGTGTCAACCCATATGAAATG GAAGGATCAATAATTAACTGGAGGGAACTTACTCAAACTTATGAAATGGCAGAAAAGTGCCTAAGAACAAACTACTATGGTGCAAAGGAAACGACTGAGGCATTTCTTCCCCTTTTGAAATTATCCAACTCACCTAGGATTGTTAATGTTTCCTCCCAAGCAGGGTTGTTAAAG GGGATAGCAAACAAATTGGCTAAAGGGGTGTTTGATGATGCTGAAAATCTTACAGAAGATAGAATAGATGAGGTGCTGAAAGAGTTTATGAAAGACTTTAAAGAAGGTTCATTCGGAAACAAAGGTTGGCCAACCTTCTTGTCTTCCTATATGGTCTCAAAAGCAGCCATGAATTCATACACAAGGATTTTGGCCAAGAAGTATCCAAACTTTTGCATCAATTGTGTGTGTCCTGGTTTTGTGAAAACAGACATAAACAGAAACACTGGCTTCTTATCCGTTGAGCAAGGTGCTGCTAGTGTTGTGAGATTAGCACTGCTTCCCAATGGTTCCCCTTCTGGCCTCTTCTATAGCAGGCAAGAAAAGTCAAACTTTTGA